GGCGTGCCGGGGCTCGTCAGTCTGGTCCTGGCCGGCGCCGGCCTCTTCCTGCTGGGGCTCCTGTGCACCGACGGCGCCGAGCGGCTCGCCCGCGCCCGCCTGAAGGAGTGGCGGAGGACGCGGACCGACCGGGCCGGGGGGGCCCTGGCCGGCCTGCTCAAGGGCGCCCTCCTGCTGAGCCTGGCGGCCGCCCTCCTCCTCCACGACGCGGTACCGCGGCTCCTCCGCCAGCCCGCGGAGGAGGGAGCCCTGCCGCGCCTTCTCGCCCCCGCCTCCCGCATACTCTACCAGGTGGCCCGCCCCCTCATCCCGGCGGGGCTCCTGGAGCGCGGAAAGGCCTTGGCGGTGGAGTGGGCCGCACGCGAGATCCTGCAGTCCACGCCGGCCGAGGCCCCTCGCCGGTCCCCGGTTCCCCGGGTTCGGCCCGCGTGAGGCCGCCCGTCCTCCGAGTCCCTCCATGGATGCGCACGCCCTGAAGGTACTGGAGTTTCCGGCGGCCCTGGCCTGCCTCGCGCGGGAGGCGGCGACCTCCCTGGGCCGGGAGGCGGCGGAGACCCTCACCCCCGGCAGCGATCCGACAGCCATCGCGGAGGCGCTCGACGCCGTCACGGAGGCCCGCGAAGCACTCCACGCCACCCGCCTCCCGATGGACGGGGTCCACGACATCCGGGAAGCCGTCGCGGCGGCGCGCGTGGCGGGGTCGTGCCTGGACCCGGTCACGCTGGGGGAGATCGCCTCCACCCTCGAGGCGGCTCGCCGCCTCCGGGCTGCCGGCGCCGCCCTGCAGGGGCCGTGGCCGCGCCTGAAGGCTGCCGCCGCACGGCTCACCCCGCCGGCCGAAGTCCTGGCGGAGCTCCGGCGGTGCCTGGCCCCGGACGGATCGGTCGCCGACGAGGCCAGCGCCGAGCTCCGGCGGCTCCGCAAGCAGGTGGCGGCCCAGCGGGAGGCGATCCTGGCCACGCTGCACGCCCTCCTGCAGGCGGCCGCGGGCCAGGGGGCCGTAGCCGAGCCCTTCGTGACCCTTCGCAAC
This DNA window, taken from Candidatus Methylomirabilis sp., encodes the following:
- a CDS encoding CvpA family protein — protein: MGGIDWLFGAVLAGFAVRGLCRGLLLESLAFFGLLASTAVALAGAGRTSAALAALGVPGLVSLVLAGAGLFLLGLLCTDGAERLARARLKEWRRTRTDRAGGALAGLLKGALLLSLAAALLLHDAVPRLLRQPAEEGALPRLLAPASRILYQVARPLIPAGLLERGKALAVEWAAREILQSTPAEAPRRSPVPRVRPA